The following proteins come from a genomic window of Cronobacter muytjensii ATCC 51329:
- a CDS encoding fimbrial protein, with protein MTGNIVGATCMVDNGSKSASVEMGEATSGQFQQAGATGDWVDFELSLSQCPSSVTQVTSTFNGTADADAPDYFASTGTGTGVGLELSSGDHSKTLSTGSQLTTPVNSSDGTVTLPLAARYVATKGNATGGTFISTVQVTFTYE; from the coding sequence GTGACGGGTAATATTGTCGGTGCCACCTGCATGGTCGATAACGGCAGTAAAAGCGCCAGCGTGGAGATGGGCGAGGCCACGTCAGGGCAGTTTCAGCAAGCGGGGGCAACGGGCGACTGGGTGGATTTCGAGCTGTCGCTGTCGCAATGTCCGTCCTCTGTGACACAGGTGACCAGCACGTTTAACGGTACGGCGGATGCCGATGCGCCGGACTATTTCGCCAGTACCGGCACGGGAACCGGAGTGGGCCTGGAGCTGAGTTCAGGCGATCACAGCAAAACGCTCAGCACGGGCAGTCAACTGACCACCCCCGTCAACAGCAGCGATGGCACCGTGACGCTCCCCCTCGCCGCGCGCTATGTCGCGACCAAAGGGAATGCCACAGGCGGCACCTTTATCAGCACCGTTCAGGTGACGTTTACTTACGAGTAG